The stretch of DNA TAGCAACCCAAGCATCATGGTTCGATCTCTCTACCCAACAGAGACAATTATTGTATCTCAACAATGTCCTTCCCAATAATTACACTCATTGCAATTCATGGGAATCGAACTCATAACCTTGACTGAGCGCTTacttttttacaaaaaattatagGTGATGATAATTGTGCAACTCAGATCATTTAAACTGCAAAGCAATCCAAGCGACATGGCTTGATCGGTCTACCCAACATAGACAATTATCGCACCTAAACACATAGTTTTTCAATTTTGCTCTTCCGTTACATTACTTACGCATTGCTTGTGTGTCGAAACTTTTATAACGTAATCTCGAGAAATTATACAACACTTTCAAAAAATTAAGATATTACACAAATATGTAATTAAAAGATTTAAGTAGTATATATGTACAAATAAATAAGTAAAAAAATGTATTGTATCTATATAAATAACGaaaaaatatcatgaatttttgtgattaaaaccaaacaaaattttatattataacaattcattatattattacttgCATAAAAATTGTAGGAATCACAGGCAAGTGATCGTACCAAGTTTGTAATTATTCTGACATCTTTTTATCAAATGTGATGTATCGGATTCGACCGTTTGTGATAATTCACTCGTTGTGAGTTCAAAGCTAAGAATTTGGTTGAAGAATATggtaaaattacaaaaaaaaaaaaaaaaaagctccataaacaacatcaaaattaaattatgtTGTTATTAACTTGAATAacatttttacaagaaaattggaTGAATAAAATGAAACTGAAAAATTATGCTAATGAAAATTGAAATAAGCGAacaaaaaattgagagaaatagCATAAGCTTTGTTGTGGCCTTTTTTTGCCGATTGGTTTATGAGAGAGTTTTATTCGTGttggaaatttgaataaaaattacatGTCTTGAATGTGAGAGTGCCTTTTGGttctccacattcttgagttggttgtggctcattattgtggagtgtcttttgactttccacattcttgagttacttgaaaacttgtggctcttcatattcttgagttaatggaaagattaattgagttaattaatcttgcatgaCTCTTGGTATGCTTTTTgggggcttataaatagtgtGCTCATTTCATCATTTCAAGTGCATGAAAATCTTTTCTCTCAAGTattctcttgcatttcatattgttagcttttcttttggcctccgttaaatctcggtgataaagtaaaggtacgctttcagttcgtcgtagtagtgtctcgtgctaagtcactgctggttgttccgttgtatcctgggaaacagacgtccaagttcatcctcgaagcacatcccggaggggacgaatctgttttaaggacactgtattttcatacaggcctcggtttgttttattttaagcattgtgctactgttttgttcatactactagtttgttggttttagtataCCTTTCTGTTTATTCCATACATTTTGAATAACAATCTTAAAACAGATTACTCATTACGTGTTGTTAAAGATATGGCTACTGAAGCTAACGTGCAAAGGGAAACTGTTCATGTTGTCCCTCCTCAAGTTGTCCCTCTTGGTACCCCACGTGCTGCTGCGGTTGGTGTTCCAGCAAGTCACGGTGAAAAACCCGAGAAGTTTACTGGTGTGGACTTCAAAAGGTGGCAGCAGAAGATGCTGTTTTACTTGACGATGCTGAACCTGGCTAGATTCCTCACGGAGGATGCTCCTAAACTCAACAAGGGTGAGGGAGATGTTGAATCTGTTAGTGCGGTTGAGGCATGGAATCATTCTGATTTCTTGTGCCGAAACTATGTACTAAACGGATTGGCAGATTCGCTCTACAACGTGTTTTGCGAAAAGAAAACGGCTAAAGAGCTGTGGGAATCCCTTGACAGAAAGTACAAAACCGAGGATGCCGGGGCCAAGAAGTTTTCTTGTTGGTCGCTTTCTGGACTTtaaaatggtggattcaaaGCCGGTTATAAGCCAAGTTCAAGAACTCCAAGTGATTCTTCACGAGATTCACGGTGAGGGGATGACTTTGAGCGAATCATTCCAAGTGGCTGCTATTGTTGAGAAGCTACCACCAGCTTGGAAGGATTTCAAGAACTACTTGAAGCACAAGCGAAAGGAGATGAATGTTGAAGAGCTCATTGTTCGACTTCGCATCGAGGAAAACAACAAGAGTTCGGAAAGACGATTATTTTCTCCTGTTGCCGCTAAGGCAAATGTTGTCGAGCATGGCCAAAGCTCGAAAAAGAGAACATTTTCCTCCTCCAGCAAAAGGTTGAACATGGGACCCAAAGGAGGCGTGTCAAAGAAAAAGTTCTCCGGAAAATGCTACAACTGTGATGGTATGGGTCACAAGGCATCTGAATGTAAGAAGCCGAAGAGAAACCGAGAGGCGAATGTGGTAGAGAACATTGCTCATGAGGTTTCGAACATGAATCTCTGTGCTGTAATATCAGAGGTTAATCTGGTGGGTTCGAACACCAGGGAGTGGTGGATTGACACTGGTGCCACTCTCCATGTTTGCTCCGACAAGGAGATGTTTGCTACTCTTGAGGAATCTGAGAATGGGGAAAAGCTGTTCATGGGAAATTCCGCCACTTCTGAAATCAAGGGTCAAGGGAAAGTTGTTCTGAAGATGACATCTGGAAAAGAACTGACTCTAAACAATGTGCTGTATGTGCCTGACATCCGCAAGAACTTGGTGTCCGGGTCGCTTCTTAACAAGCATGGTTTCCGCATTGTTTTGAGTCAGATAAAGTTGTTTTGTCAAAGAGTGGAATGTTTGTAGGCAAAGGTTATGTTTGTAATGGTTTGTTCAAACTAAATGTAATGGCTATTAAGCCAGTGATGAATAAAGTTAACACTTTTGCTTACTTGCTTGAGTCTTCTTGTTTATGACATGGTAGACTTGGAAACGTTAATTATGATACAATTCGTAGATTAATTAACATGAAAAGCATTCCTGCATTTCAaatggataaa from Primulina eburnea isolate SZY01 chromosome 6, ASM2296580v1, whole genome shotgun sequence encodes:
- the LOC140835420 gene encoding uncharacterized protein, coding for MVDSKPVISQVQELQVILHEIHGEGMTLSESFQVAAIVEKLPPAWKDFKNYLKHKRKEMNVEELIVRLRIEENNKSSERRLFSPVAAKANVVEHGQSSKKRTFSSSSKRLNMGPKGGVSKKKFSGKCYNCDGMGHKASECKKPKRNREANVVENIAHEVSNMNLCAVISEVNLVGSNTREWWIDTGATLHVCSDKEMFATLEESENGEKLFMGNSATSEIKGQGKVVLKMTSGKELTLNNVLYVPDIRKNLVSGSLLNKHGFRIDEAIDKFVQYKSEVENQLSKKIKVLRSDRGGEYESPFAEFCAQHAKWHCREKESHIERNDECVAIKFWFTTEHVGGSCSNSKLPFK